The segment AGCGGTGTGCTTCGATGGTGACAGCAGCGCTTACTTCGCCCATGCCGAGGACTTTAACGAGTGAGCCTTTTTTACAAAGACCTCTTTCGTAAATATCTTCGAGGGAGATTTCAGCTTTGCCTTCGAAGGCACCAAGAATCTGACCTACGTTGAGTGCAATATACTCTTCGCGGAAAGGATTCTTGAAACCGCGTTTCGGAAGACGACGAGCCAGAGGCATCTGACCACCTTCAAACCAGGCGGGTACACCACCGCCAGAGCGGGCATTCTGACCTTTATGACCCTTGCCGGAGGTTCCACCCCAGCCGGAGCCGCCGCCGCGACCTACGCGCTTGCGATTCTTACGTTCCTCTTGGAACGGATATATTTCGTGCAGCCTCATGATTCAGTTACCTCCACAAGGTGCTCAACTTTTTTGATCATCCCTCTTACGATGGGAGTATCTTCAAAGCTTTTTTCCTGTCTGATCTTACGCAGTCCCAGTGCCTTAACAGTGGCACGCTGTTTGGGATTGCAGCCGATCATGCTGCGTACGAGTTTTACCTTAAGCATAACTATGTCCTCCTACTTTCTGGGAGTCACAACTTTCTTCCCGCGGAGCTGGCCGACTTCATCAGCACTGCGCAGGGAAGCAAGTCCGGCGATAGTCGCGCGAAGGACGTTATGCGGGTTGTTGGTGCCGATAGCCTTAGTAAGGATATCGTGTACGCCTACAACTTCAAGCACCGCACGCACTGGACCACCGGCGATGATACCGGTACCCTTGGAAGCGGGCTTGAGCATTACGCGTCCTGCACCGTAACGGCCGAGTACTTCGTAAGGAAGAGTACCGTCCAAAAGAGGTACGGTAATCATCTCTTTGCGAGCTTTCTCAGAAGCTTTTCTAATAGCTTCAGGAACCTCATTTGCCTTACCAAGTCCGAAACCGACCTGACCTTTACCGTCACCTACCACAACCAGGGCGCTGAAGGAAAACCTTCTACCACCCTTTACAACTTTTGCTACTCGGTTGAGGTAAACGATTTTTTCAATCAGACCCAGATCATTCTGTTCCATGGATATTCCCATAAGTTTAGAATTTCAGGCCACCCTCACGAGCGCCGTCTGCCAGGGCCTTGACCCTGCCGTGATAGATATAGCCGCTACGATCGAAAACTACTGTTTCGATTTTAAGTTCCTTAGCTTTTGCAGCAATGTCTTTTCCGACTTGAGCTGCAGTTTCGCAGGTGAGCTTAAGAGCTTCACCATCTTTAGCGAGTGCTTTGGAAGAAGAAGCGGTAACGGTTTTGCCAATCAGATCATCCACGAGCTGAGCGTAGATGTGCTTATTTGAACGGAATACAACAAGACGCGGACGAGCTGCAGTACCGCTGATTTTTTTGCGGATGCGGATCTTTTTACGCTGTCTTGCCTGTTCTTTAGTCATTTTCATGGCTTTACCCTACTATTTACCGGACTTACCGGCTTTACGTCTGATCTGTTCATCAATGTACTTAATACCTTTGCCTTTGTAAGGCTCGGGCGGGCGTACACGACGAAGCTGCGCAGCAACTTCACCAACCAGCTGTTTATCAACACCGCTGATGGTGAGTTTAGTGTTGCTTTCTGCGTTAGCTTCGATTCCAGCAGGCAGTTCGTAGTTAACGGGATGGGAAAAGCCGACGTTGAGAACAACGTTCTTACCCTGTACGTTAACCTTATAACCAACACCGACTACTTCCAAAGTCTTGGAGAAGCCCTTAGAGACTCCTTCAATGCAGTTTGAAAGCAGAGAACGATGAAGGCCGTGCTGAGCACGTTCCTGACGGGAATCGCCAGACCTCTTCACCTCTACCGCATTATCAGCAACGGTGAAGCTGACCATGGGGTGTACCGGGGTGGTGATAGTACCTTTGGGGCCCTTTACAGAAACCACATCAGCACCAACAGTTACTTCCACTCCGGAAGGTATCTCAATAGGTTTTTTTCCAATTCTGGACATAATAAAACCTCTCTACCAGATTTCGCACAAGAGTTCGCCGCCAACGTTAAGCTCTTTAGCTTTAACGCCGTCAACTACGCCCTTTGAAGTGGAAAGTATGCAAATCCCGAGTCCATTAAGGACAGAGGGAATATCTTCAACGCCTACAAACACGCGACGACCGGGTGTGCTGATTTTCTTCATGCCACTAATGAGGGCTTTTCCATCAACATACTTAAGGGTAACGTTAATATCATTGTCTTCAGCTGTGAAGTCAGCGATATAACCTTCATCCTTAAGAATCCCGGCGATAGCTGTTTTAATCTTAGACCCGGGAATGGACACGGACTTGTGATAAGCACCGTGTGCATTGCGAATGCGGGTCAGCATATCGGCGATAGGATCGACAACAGGCATTTTAAACTCCTTATATTACCAGCTGGCTTTACGCACGCCGGGAAGTTCACCCGCAAGGGCCTTTTCCCTGAAGCAAATACGGCAAACACCATATTTACGCAGGAATGCACGAGGACGACCGCAGATGGGGCATCTGTTATATTCGCGCACTTTGAACTTAGGCTTACGTTTCGCCTTAACTTTTAAAGCTGTCCTGGCCAAAACGATATCCTCCTATTTCTTGAAGGGCATTCCAAGAAGCTCGAGGAGCATCTTGCCTTCTTTATCAGTTTTAGCGGAGGTGACGATAGTCACGTTCATCCCTTTGGTGATCTCGATTTGATCGAGCTGAATCTCAGGAAAGATAGTCAATTCCTTGATTCCGAGGGTGAAGTTACCGCGTCCATCGAAGCCTTTGTCAGGAATACCGCGAAAGTCGCGTACACGAGGAAGAGCAAAGCTAATCAGCTTGTCCAGAAAGTCCCACATGAGATCTCTACGTAGAGTAACACGGGAACCTACAGGCATTCCTTCGCGCAGCTTAAAAGCTGCAATTGACTTTTTCGCTCTGGTAACTACTGCGCGCTGTCCTGCAATTGCAGTCAGTTCTTCAACAGCACCATCAATGAGCTTAGCGTTCTGGCTTGCTTCACCGAGTCCGATGTTAAGAGAGATTGCCTTAATACCAGGAATCTCCATCGAGCTCTTGTACCCGAACTCTTTGTTAAGAGCCGGGGCGACCTTGTCCGTATATATTTTTTCGAGACGTGTCATCGCAAAACCCTAGTCGATGATTTCGTTACATTTTTTACAAAAACGGATGTTCTTTCCGTCTTCGGTCTCACGTACGCCAACGCGGGTTGCTTTTGTGCAAGCGGGGCACACAACCTGAATGTTGGAGATGTGAACAGGGGCTTCTTTCTCAACAATACCGCCGGGCTGGTTAGCATAAGGGTTCGGCTTGGTGTGCCTGGAAACCATATTAACCTGCTCAACAAGGACAGTGTCCTTCTTGCGGTTGATCTTGAGGACCTTACCGATCTTCCCCTTATCCTTGCCGGCGATGACCATAACTTTGTCATCAACATGTATCTTGTTCATGCCGTTTACCTTCTTGTGATAAGGATTACAGAACCTCGGGAGCGAGAGAAACGATCTTCATGAAGCCTGCGCCTCGAAGTTCTCTTGCCACGGGACCGAAAATACGGGTCCCTACCGGGTCCATGGAGTTGTTCAGAAGAACGGCAGAGTTATTGTCGAACTTGATGTAAGAACCGTCAGGACGACCAATTTCTTTCTTGGTACGAACAACGACAGCTTTCATCACAGCGCCCTTCTTCACTTTGGAATGGGGCATCGCTTCCTTAACGGAAACCACAATAATGTCTCCGACACTGGCGTAGCGTCTCTTGGAACCACCAAGTACCTTGATACAAGATACTTTTTTGGCACCAGAGTTATCTGCTACGTCAAGTTTAGATTCTACCTGAATCATAGCTAATACCCCTAAACTGCTTTTTCCAGAATTTTATCGAGATGCCACCTTTTGCGCCGGCTAAGGGGGCGGAATTCAACAATCTGCACCTTATCGCCGATACCGCACTCATTAGACGGATCATGTGCCATGAATTTGGTGTGGCGACGGATGAATTTTTTATACAGGGGGTGCTTTACGAGAGTCTCACAACGCACGACAATAGTCTTGTCGGCTTTGTCGGAGACTACTACGCCGGTCAGCACGCGCCTGTTTCCTTTCAGATTAAGCTCTGCCATGGCTTATGCTCCCAGTTCCTTTTCACGCTGCACGGTGAGGATCTTTGCGATGTCTTTTTTAACATCGGACAGTCTCTGGGTGTTTTCCAGCTGTGCAGTAGCATGCTGGAAACGAAGGTTGAAAAGCTCCTGACGAGCTTCTACAAGCTTCTCATTCAGAGCAGCGTTGTCGAGTTCACGAAGTTCTTTGGCTTTCATTCTACAATCCCTCCTTGACTACAATAGTAGTTTTAACAGGAAGTTTGTGTGAGGCACGGACCAGTGCTTCTTTGGCCAGCGCAATGTCAACACCCTTCACTTCGTAGAGAATGCGACCGGGTTTAACCGGGGCAACCCAACCAACCGGAGAACCTTTACCTTTACCCTGTCTGACTTCAGCAGGCTTAGCAGTAATAGGCATATCGGGGAAAACCCTAATCCATACCTGACCGCCACGCTTGATGTGACGCATAATAGCGATACGAGCGGCTTCAATCTGGTTGTTGGTAAGTTTTCCGTGTTCCAGAGTCTTGATTGCAATATCGCCGAAAGCGATAGTGGAACCGCGCTGAGCTTTACCTTTCAGGCGGCCTTTCTGACGCTTACGGAATTTAACTTTCTTAGGTGATAGCATTACTGTTCCACCTCGTGGTCAAGAATTTCACCTTTGAAGATCCAGACCTTGATGCCGATTACACCGTAAGTGGTGTTAGCGCGTGCTACACCATAATCGATGTCAGCCCTGAGAGTCTGAAGGGGTACACGACCATCGCGATACCATTCGGTACGTGCGATTTCAGCACCGGCAAGACGGCCGGCACAGGCCACTTTAATACCCTCTGCACCGAACTTGCGAGCGAGGCCCACAATGCGCTTCATGGCGCGACGGAAAGCCACACGGCGCTCAAGCTGCTGAGCAATATTCTCAGCAACGAGCTGCGCGTCGGTTTCAGGACGGCGGATTTCGCTAACTTCAAGAGCGAATTCTTTATTAAACTTTCTACGAAGATCTTCACGGAGCTTTTCGATCTCAACACCTTTACGACCGATGATAATACCGGGACGTGCAGTGTGGATGATCAGACGGATTTTGCCGCCTGCGCGCTCAATCTCAATTTTAGAGACGCCTGCGTGAAAGATTTTCTCTTTTACATATTTACGAATGCTGTCGTCTTCGTAGACGAAAGCGGGATAGTCCTTACTGGAGAACCATCTGGAAAGCCAGTTCTTGGTGTATCCAAGTCTGAAGCCGTATGGATGTACTTTCTGACCCATGACACTACCCTACATTTCTTTTACTACGACGGTTATATGGCTGGTGCGCTTGCGGATGCGATACGCACGACCCATAGCCCTGGGCTGAATTCTCTTCCAGGTAGGACCCTCATCAATTTTGACGATGTCTACACAAAGAGAGTCAACATCCACTCCGGGAATCTGCTCGGCATTTGCCACTGCAGAGTAAAGCACTTTACTGAGCATTTCAGCACCCTTTTTGGGGGTGAACTTCAGAATGTTGAGGGCTTCCTCAACAGGCTTTCCCTTGATGTTTTCCGCTACCAAGCGCACTTTCCTAGGAGAAATGCGCATATATTTTGCAATAGCTCTTGCTTCCATTGCTCAACACCTTCTAGCGTTTGGCCTTGCTTTTCTTGTCAGCAGCGTGGCCGTAGTAGGTACGGGTGGGGGAGAATTCGCCCAACTTATGTCCTACCATGTTTTCGGTCACGAAGACAGGGATAAACTTACGGCCATTATGTACTGCGAAGGTCAAACCTACCATTTCAGGAATGATAGTTGAGCGACGGGACCAGGTCTGAATAACCTTGCGGTCACCTGATTCCTGAGCTTTTACGACCTTTTTAAGCAGATGATCGTCAATAAACGGGCCTTTTTTCAGTGATCTTGGCATTACAGTCTCCTACCTCTGCCCGCGGCGTTTAACGATGAGCTTGGAAGAAGGTTTCTTCTTACTACGGGTCTTGTATCCCTTAGCAGGCATACCCCAAGGAGAAACGGGGTGTCTACCACCGGAACTGCGACCTTCACCACCACCAAGGGGGTGATCGATCGGGTTCATAGCAACACCACGAACTTTAGGTCTGCGACCCAGCC is part of the Maridesulfovibrio sp. genome and harbors:
- the rpsH gene encoding 30S ribosomal protein S8; translated protein: MPVVDPIADMLTRIRNAHGAYHKSVSIPGSKIKTAIAGILKDEGYIADFTAEDNDINVTLKYVDGKALISGMKKISTPGRRVFVGVEDIPSVLNGLGICILSTSKGVVDGVKAKELNVGGELLCEIW
- the rpsS gene encoding 30S ribosomal protein S19 — translated: MPRSLKKGPFIDDHLLKKVVKAQESGDRKVIQTWSRRSTIIPEMVGLTFAVHNGRKFIPVFVTENMVGHKLGEFSPTRTYYGHAADKKSKAKR
- the rpsQ gene encoding 30S ribosomal protein S17 — protein: MAELNLKGNRRVLTGVVVSDKADKTIVVRCETLVKHPLYKKFIRRHTKFMAHDPSNECGIGDKVQIVEFRPLSRRKRWHLDKILEKAV
- the rplX gene encoding 50S ribosomal protein L24, coding for MNKIHVDDKVMVIAGKDKGKIGKVLKINRKKDTVLVEQVNMVSRHTKPNPYANQPGGIVEKEAPVHISNIQVVCPACTKATRVGVRETEDGKNIRFCKKCNEIID
- the rplV gene encoding 50S ribosomal protein L22, producing MEARAIAKYMRISPRKVRLVAENIKGKPVEEALNILKFTPKKGAEMLSKVLYSAVANAEQIPGVDVDSLCVDIVKIDEGPTWKRIQPRAMGRAYRIRKRTSHITVVVKEM
- the rpmD gene encoding 50S ribosomal protein L30, with product MLKVKLVRSMIGCNPKQRATVKALGLRKIRQEKSFEDTPIVRGMIKKVEHLVEVTES
- the rplF gene encoding 50S ribosomal protein L6, whose translation is MSRIGKKPIEIPSGVEVTVGADVVSVKGPKGTITTPVHPMVSFTVADNAVEVKRSGDSRQERAQHGLHRSLLSNCIEGVSKGFSKTLEVVGVGYKVNVQGKNVVLNVGFSHPVNYELPAGIEANAESNTKLTISGVDKQLVGEVAAQLRRVRPPEPYKGKGIKYIDEQIRRKAGKSGK
- the rplR gene encoding 50S ribosomal protein L18, giving the protein MKMTKEQARQRKKIRIRKKISGTAARPRLVVFRSNKHIYAQLVDDLIGKTVTASSSKALAKDGEALKLTCETAAQVGKDIAAKAKELKIETVVFDRSGYIYHGRVKALADGAREGGLKF
- the rplO gene encoding 50S ribosomal protein L15; the encoded protein is MRLHEIYPFQEERKNRKRVGRGGGSGWGGTSGKGHKGQNARSGGGVPAWFEGGQMPLARRLPKRGFKNPFREEYIALNVGQILGAFEGKAEISLEDIYERGLCKKGSLVKVLGMGEVSAAVTIEAHRFSASATEKITKAGGTAKALEG
- the rplN gene encoding 50S ribosomal protein L14, coding for MIQVESKLDVADNSGAKKVSCIKVLGGSKRRYASVGDIIVVSVKEAMPHSKVKKGAVMKAVVVRTKKEIGRPDGSYIKFDNNSAVLLNNSMDPVGTRIFGPVARELRGAGFMKIVSLAPEVL
- the rplP gene encoding 50S ribosomal protein L16, with translation MLSPKKVKFRKRQKGRLKGKAQRGSTIAFGDIAIKTLEHGKLTNNQIEAARIAIMRHIKRGGQVWIRVFPDMPITAKPAEVRQGKGKGSPVGWVAPVKPGRILYEVKGVDIALAKEALVRASHKLPVKTTIVVKEGL
- the rplE gene encoding 50S ribosomal protein L5: MTRLEKIYTDKVAPALNKEFGYKSSMEIPGIKAISLNIGLGEASQNAKLIDGAVEELTAIAGQRAVVTRAKKSIAAFKLREGMPVGSRVTLRRDLMWDFLDKLISFALPRVRDFRGIPDKGFDGRGNFTLGIKELTIFPEIQLDQIEITKGMNVTIVTSAKTDKEGKMLLELLGMPFKK
- the rpmC gene encoding 50S ribosomal protein L29, whose amino-acid sequence is MKAKELRELDNAALNEKLVEARQELFNLRFQHATAQLENTQRLSDVKKDIAKILTVQREKELGA
- a CDS encoding type Z 30S ribosomal protein S14, with protein sequence MARTALKVKAKRKPKFKVREYNRCPICGRPRAFLRKYGVCRICFREKALAGELPGVRKASW
- the rpsE gene encoding 30S ribosomal protein S5; this translates as MEQNDLGLIEKIVYLNRVAKVVKGGRRFSFSALVVVGDGKGQVGFGLGKANEVPEAIRKASEKARKEMITVPLLDGTLPYEVLGRYGAGRVMLKPASKGTGIIAGGPVRAVLEVVGVHDILTKAIGTNNPHNVLRATIAGLASLRSADEVGQLRGKKVVTPRK
- the rpsC gene encoding 30S ribosomal protein S3, whose protein sequence is MGQKVHPYGFRLGYTKNWLSRWFSSKDYPAFVYEDDSIRKYVKEKIFHAGVSKIEIERAGGKIRLIIHTARPGIIIGRKGVEIEKLREDLRRKFNKEFALEVSEIRRPETDAQLVAENIAQQLERRVAFRRAMKRIVGLARKFGAEGIKVACAGRLAGAEIARTEWYRDGRVPLQTLRADIDYGVARANTTYGVIGIKVWIFKGEILDHEVEQ